Below is a window of Impatiens glandulifera chromosome 2, dImpGla2.1, whole genome shotgun sequence DNA.
GGAGTAACTTGACATTGATACTGCTCTGGATTCTCATGGGTGTCCTAGTTTATTACATTAAGAATATGAACCGTGAGGTAAGTCATTTTTttgtaatagttttgattttgaGGTGAGCCCATTAAGTAATTTTGCATGACCAAAAGGTTTTCTTTCACTGACCAGATTCAAGTGTTTGAACCCTTTAATATTCTTGGGTTAGAGGCTGGAGCTACTGATTCAGAAATAAAGAAGGCTTATAGAAAGCTTTCCGTTTTGTACCATCCTGACAAAAATCCAGATCAAGGTTGTACATTTAAACCTTCCAATGAGCTGCGTAGAGACAATAACTTATCATTTCTTATGAAAATGTTTGTCAATTTCAGAGgctcataaatattttatcgaaTACATATCAAAGGCTTACCAAGCACTCACAGACCCAATCTCCCgtgaaaattatgaaaaatatggTCATCCAGATGGTAGACAggtaacttaattttttttcctaggCCAGACGCCCTTATTGTTTTAAACTGGTCTAGTGACCTTTTATGTGATTTTGAAACAGGGATTCCAAATGGGGATTGCTCTTCCTACGTTTTTGCTGAATATTGACGGGGCTTCTGGTGGGATTTTGTTACTTTGGATAGTTGGAGTTTGTATTCTGCTGCCCCTGATAGTAGCAGTTGTATACCTATCAAGATCATCCAAATATACTGGAAACTATGTCATGCACCAAACTCTATCGGCATATTATTACTTTATGAAGCCTTCTCTTGCACCGAGGTACTTGATTATTAGgatatggtatatatatatatatatatatatatatatatatatatatatatatatatatatatatatatatatatatatatatatatatatatatatatatatatatatatatatatatatatatatatatatatatatgtatgtgtaTATGGATCGCTGTTTTCTTGATTATTGTGTACATAATTGTCAGCAAAGTTATGGACGTCTTCATCAAAGCGGCTGAGTACATGGAAATCCCTGTTAGAAGATCTGATGGTGAACCCTTACAGAGATTGTTTGTGCAAGTAAGAAGTGAATTGAATCTGGACCTGAAGAACATTAAACAAGAGCAAGCAAAATTCTGGAAGCAGCATCCTGGGCTAGTTAAGGTATTGTTTAAGGAgcaaatgtatttaattttggaTCTTTTTTGATTATTGGAAAACACTTAAAAATATCATTCCTTTATTTTTCAGACACAGTTGCTAGTTCTAGCTCAGCTAACTCGGGAGCAGGAAGCTCTAACACCTGAACTGAATCGTGATTTCAGACGTGTGCTGGAACTTGCACCTCGTCTTCTTGAGGAGTTGATGAAGGTTAGAATTTGTTTGCCCACTTTTGTTTGATGAGTTCATGACCTCACAGATTATAAGTCCCTGATGAAGATTGAGATACAAGATTTAggaatttcttttattttgtatgCAGATGGCGATCATACCACGAACTAATCAGGGACATGGTTGGTTGAGGCCTGCAATTGGCGTTTTGGAGCTTTCTCAGTGCATTGTTCAGGTATTGTATTTCAATTGAATTCTAGTCAATATGATGATTCTCGAATTTGGGTGTCAGTCTTTGATGGAAataatgtaatgtaatgtaatgcAGGCTGTTCCTCTCAATGCAAGAAAGGCGGCTGGAGCTTCCCCTGAAGGAAACGCACCCTTTCTGCAGCTTCCCCACTTTGATGAATCTGTAATGAAAAAGCTAGCTCGTAAGGCAAGTAAATccaatcaaaaataattttgttttgcttcTTCTACTTCCACATGCATGCATGCAGGAGATGAAAAAGCTGCAAACAATTCTTTTAACGCCTTGATTCCTTGGAACAGAAAGTACGAACATTGCAGGAGCTTCTAGACATGTCATCTGAAGAACGAGCAGTGTTTCTATCTCAGACAGCTGGTTTCTCTGATCCCCAAGTACAGGACATCGAGATGGTTCTAGAAATGATGCCTTACACAACAATCGAAGCGACTTGCGAGACCGAAGGAGAAGAAGGGGTACAGGAGGGCGATATCGTAACCGTCCATACTTGGGTGACGCTCAAACGCCTCAACGGTCTGATCGCCGCCCTTCCTCACGCCCCTCATTACCCATTCCATAAGGAAGAAAACTTCTGGTTTCTTCTGGCAGATACTAATTCGAACAATGTCTGGCTGTCGCAAAAGGTTAGCTTTTCGGACGAAGTTACTGCGGTCGCCTCTGCATCGAAATCGATAGAGGATAAGATGGAAGGTTCTGGGGCGAGTGTGAAGGAGACGAGTTTGGCTGTTAGAAAAGCGGTTGATAAGGTTAAAGATGGTGCCCGGCTGGTGATGGGTAAGTTCCAGGCTCCAGCTGAAGGGAGCTATAATTTGACTTGTTACTTGCTATGTGATTCATGGATCGGTTGCGATAAAAAGACTAGCTTGAAGTTGAAAGTTTCGAAGAGGACTCGGGCTGGCACGAGGGGCGGTTATGTGGCTGAG
It encodes the following:
- the LOC124926126 gene encoding dnaJ protein ERDJ2A-like isoform X1, translated to MAATEENSGLFPIFILTIMAIPLVPYTFLKLCSAASKKTKSIHCHCSECSISGKYKKSIFQRISNLSTWSNLTLILLWILMGVLVYYIKNMNREIQVFEPFNILGLEAGATDSEIKKAYRKLSVLYHPDKNPDQEAHKYFIEYISKAYQALTDPISRENYEKYGHPDGRQGFQMGIALPTFLLNIDGASGGILLLWIVGVCILLPLIVAVVYLSRSSKYTGNYVMHQTLSAYYYFMKPSLAPSKVMDVFIKAAEYMEIPVRRSDGEPLQRLFVQVRSELNLDLKNIKQEQAKFWKQHPGLVKTQLLVLAQLTREQEALTPELNRDFRRVLELAPRLLEELMKMAIIPRTNQGHGWLRPAIGVLELSQCIVQAVPLNARKAAGASPEGNAPFLQLPHFDESVMKKLARKKVRTLQELLDMSSEERAVFLSQTAGFSDPQVQDIEMVLEMMPYTTIEATCETEGEEGVQEGDIVTVHTWVTLKRLNGLIAALPHAPHYPFHKEENFWFLLADTNSNNVWLSQKVSFSDEVTAVASASKSIEDKMEGSGASVKETSLAVRKAVDKVKDGARLVMGKFQAPAEGSYNLTCYLLCDSWIGCDKKTSLKLKVSKRTRAGTRGGYVAEEGGAVLEDGDEEEEEYDEDYESEYSDDDDHHDKERKKESQSQSSSEEESGSEEED
- the LOC124926126 gene encoding dnaJ protein ERDJ2A-like isoform X2, producing MISNLSTWSNLTLILLWILMGVLVYYIKNMNREIQVFEPFNILGLEAGATDSEIKKAYRKLSVLYHPDKNPDQEAHKYFIEYISKAYQALTDPISRENYEKYGHPDGRQGFQMGIALPTFLLNIDGASGGILLLWIVGVCILLPLIVAVVYLSRSSKYTGNYVMHQTLSAYYYFMKPSLAPSKVMDVFIKAAEYMEIPVRRSDGEPLQRLFVQVRSELNLDLKNIKQEQAKFWKQHPGLVKTQLLVLAQLTREQEALTPELNRDFRRVLELAPRLLEELMKMAIIPRTNQGHGWLRPAIGVLELSQCIVQAVPLNARKAAGASPEGNAPFLQLPHFDESVMKKLARKKVRTLQELLDMSSEERAVFLSQTAGFSDPQVQDIEMVLEMMPYTTIEATCETEGEEGVQEGDIVTVHTWVTLKRLNGLIAALPHAPHYPFHKEENFWFLLADTNSNNVWLSQKVSFSDEVTAVASASKSIEDKMEGSGASVKETSLAVRKAVDKVKDGARLVMGKFQAPAEGSYNLTCYLLCDSWIGCDKKTSLKLKVSKRTRAGTRGGYVAEEGGAVLEDGDEEEEEYDEDYESEYSDDDDHHDKERKKESQSQSSSEEESGSEEED